ACAGCAGAAGGCGAGACAaccaggagagaagagaaatgagGATCATAGCAATGTAGATCAGGATAACTTGGATTTCAACAAATGTGGCCTTAAAGTGGGccatatgaaaaaaatacattaaaaaataaatttttatgACATACAATATGCATGAATATTTAGATTTTCTGATGTATGCAAGGTTAAAATGGACAATTTGCACCAGCAAAAGAGgctattaaaatgtacattacatttaaaagagGCTATGAAAATTATAccattttgtgaaaatgtttgaaaaaataaacacaaatgtaaaaaagaaaaggggtaaaatcaaacaaaatgaaatggacaaattaaaataatagtaTAAAAAGCAGAAACCAATCAATGATGACTGAAAATAAgcatactgtgatgtaatttatcataacACTAACAATCccattgcccacccctactaTGCGCTACAATGCTGTTTTTGGTTGAATATATACTGCATATACACTGTGGTGTGGTGTAGTTCTAAGTTGGAGGTAATACTAGCAAGGGGATATGGGTACCTGTGAAATGTGGAAGGAATCTGAGAGAACGCTTAGCTCAGCCAGTGTGAGCTCGGAGGGCTGTGAGGAGGAGCCCAGACCCATGTAGACAGAGGAGGGTGGGGGGGAGGTTGCCATGTCCTCCAGACGTGAGCCTTTGCCGGGACATGGGAAGGACACACTCCGGAGGAACTGGTATCTTGTTGCCAgcgactgagggagagagagaggtagagagagagagagagaatggatgaatagatggataCAAGTTGAAAGAGAGATAATGGATGATGAGATAGAGGAGAGTGGACATGTAGAGAGAGtaaggagagagagggcaatGGGAGAAAATAGGCGAATGAATTGGGAGGGAATGGGGTCATTGAAGGACAGTAAATTAGACATGAGCAAAAAGGTAATGGGGGAACAGGGATGGCATAACCAGCCGCATCCACCAAAGAGAGTCAAAGAAAAAGACCAACATGAGCAACAGGACACCGAGGGATCAGGCACTTAAGCTCAGACACTCATGAATTAAACAAAATGATgtgctcattttctgtgtcaATTCCCACAACATGGCTGGGCTTTCTCCTCTCTGGCCTGACACGcccacatagagagagagacagagaaacgaAGAGAAAAGAGGGGGGCTTGCCAGGGCCCATTATAAAAGCAGCCTGTGTTCATTAAAGACCTGTTCGATGCATAAATTACAGTGTGTAATTAATGGCACAAGGACACAACCTACAGAGCACGCTGAAGGAGAAACGGAGAAACAGCTGGCAACAAGGGTGTCCTTGGATTATACCAGCACAGATCTAGATAGCGTATCCTAGAGATGGTATTAAACTTTAACTCAAAGCTCTTTgggctgttcagactgaattttaaGAGTTTTTACACAGCCATATTGTCAGATACTGTTCCACTCAAGCAGAAGGAAGTTGGAGGATTGCCATGCACCCAATAGAGTCCAAGGGGAACAAAGGTTGATGTGATATCTGGGACTGCTTGTCAGAAAAGCTTTTTTACAGGGCATTAAAGTAAAACCAAAAAATATAATTGAAGTTGTAAAACTTTCAGAAATTGTAGGTCAAGCAATGACTTGCACTTTTTTGCTGTACGCGCTGCACAGGTTTACACAGACTGATCTGTGGCTCAGActgaaacagtggaacattACAATATGTACTTCGAATGTTTGGAATCAGTTTTCAatccagtcaacagcgtcctgtgggcagcgtcctatgaccactgatgaaggactagagaatgaccaacacaaactgtgcaacagaTTAGCTACTGCCTCCGACTTCACatttacaaggtggaccaacaaggtaggattacagtggacagtgattgaacacagtgttgaaaacgtccagcagcactgctgtgtctgatgaaCACATCACCACAACAATTGAGAAAGCTGGGTAGATTTAACTTGGTGCCTAGTCTACAACAGTTCAGTCTTTCACTGCACAAGTttctactgaataataataattaaaatgacaaataatttCAAACTTTAGAACAGTAGTGTATATGTTCAGTAAGTCAGGCTAGTGTACTAAAACACTTCAGCTTTATTTCCCTACACTAGCATtttgaaacaaaagaaaaaagaaaccaagCAAAGCTGTTTTGACCGAGGTAATACTCCTGCATGTCCTTACTATCCTAAATAACTAAGATCTGCTGCACAATTCCCATTTACAAACGTACAGGAGGAAAATggcatttattttgcatttctcaCCTGCAGCAGCTCCTGCTGTTGCCTGCGCTGCTCCTCCAACAGAGCTTTGACCTGTGCTTCGTGCTCCTGCTTCAGCTCAGGCCACTGTGACGCTGCTGGCATATGAAGTATAAGCACATCATGAGTGGGTTCTGTTTAATTATGGTTCAGTCTAATCATGGCAGATCAACTAACTAATCGCTGCAGAAGCACTTAAAGCAAAATCATTATGCTACACAGAGGCACTGCTTCTCAGCGCACTTAACAGGCATTATGAGTGAGACAAGACTATTATCTGGTCATTATCATTACAGAGAGGGTATTTATCAAGACTTATCATTTTAAATGGATCATAACCCCAACTTGACAAAATATGTCTCGTTTGCTTTTGCAGTGTGCTTTAAAGGAGGCCAGTGCATTATTAAGAAAGCTATTACAGGGCTCGAGAGCTTTTCCtgattttttctcatttttaaaccCCTGTGGGGCAGTAGagtgtttgaatactttgagcTTGACAGACAACTTTTAGATGATCATCTTAAGCTTCAATTAaaatttgctcattttaaagcacagtcatttttaaagaaagaacATCAGATcggtatttttatatgtttatattatatactcaaggtttcaatatcagtacTGGAAAAGAAAGCAGTATTGTGCCATCTCTACTTTGAACAGCCCTGGAACTTCCAGGCTCATACTACAACCAGTAACtgatcattttactttttttcttttaaatccaATTCAGATCTATGGGGTGCAGTGAGAATAGAATAGTTCAAAACCTTGGAAAGCTAAAACCCTGACTATCAAAAATCAGACATGAAAATATTTTGATAaccttttatattattttatgtaaatattagGAATGAATAATATTGAAATCATATCCATATCAGCAAATTCTCATTTAGCAGACACCCTTTGCTACAGTCAACATCACATTAGAACATCTATAAATGTAAGACTGAGCTAAAAACAGGAATTCGCTGtaaattttatcattttaatttcaatATCAGATCAATTACATTTTCCCATTTACCGCCAATTTAATGAGCAGGCATATCTCAACTTAGCTTCACTCACCTTTAGGTGTGCTGGACTGAGGTCGTCCTTCATCCCCCTGCTGTCTTGACACGATCTCCACAGTGTTCATGAGCAGTCTCCGTTTGGCACGGGACACCCCCTCTTGCTCTCCCAGCTCAGGAGTCAGCTGGAACCCTTTGGGCCCAGGCTGGGACCAGAGTCTGGAGGGGGTATCCACATCATATGAGCGATTAAGGGATGACCCATTCAAGGAGTTTTCTATGCCTTCaaatcctttctttttctcGCCTGAGGCATTCTTCTTCTCTTCAGGCTGGTTACTGGCATCTGAGAGGACAGCGGTTCTATGAGAGAGCCGCTTTGAGTCACTGATGGCACGGAATGCCTCTGGCACCCTCATTTTCTGCATCAAGGAGGTGACACAGTGCGACGGCTCAAGCTGTCTATTCCCTGGACATGTCCTGTATTCTTTAGCAACAGCTGCCTGCTGTGCGGTCTGGCTAAAGGTAACCACACATGGAGACTTCACATCAACAGCTGGCAAGATGATGCTTTCATTGTCTGCAGGCATGGTCTGCTGGGGGCTGTTGTAAACTGTGGTTGCCTCTGTGGGATCAAAATTTGCCTGTGACTTCGACAATGTGGATTCTAGGTCTGAGATCAGGACTTTAAGGCTCGATAAGTTGAGCTCCAGCTGAGCGATCTGTTCGGCCTGAGCTGTGCTCCTACAAACAGGCAAATCTCCCTCGGTCCCTGAAAGCATGCTCACAGCCTTTTTGCTTTGGCTACAGGGATCTAGTCCTGCTTCATCATCCACACAAATAGGTGTCTTTACCAGAGGCTTCCTGAATGAACCAGACATAGCACTGCCTTTTTTACTGCGAACTGGGCTTAAGCAGAACTTCGGGGTAGGCACGTTCTTAAATTTTTTACCTGCTGTTTGGCATGGCCTTGGCAGCGCAGTGCCTGTTTTCTTACCCTTGGACTGATAAAGGGACTTTGCTAAGGGTGAAGCTGCTGCTGATGTGGACCGAGTGGGACTTGTAGTCATTTCTGGATGTCTTGAGAGAGATGATGATGCTTTTTCAGTAATACTACCTGCATTGTTTGAGGCGGAAGTATTATTAAGGCGATAACCAACTGAAACTTCAAATTTATTAGCATCTATGTTTTCATCATGGCTGGCCAGCTCACAGGGCTCTATACCTTCTTTATCTGCCCTCCGAGTTTGTGACTGGTTTTCAAGGCTGGGTACCGTTAACTCAGGCAACTGATTCTTTCCCTGGTTACTCCTCTTCTCCCTGATTCTCCTCGGATCACTTTTCCCAATGTCCCCAGGAAAAAACTCCTCATTCTCCTTGTCAGAAAGGCTGTGCTGATCTGCATGCTCAGCTTCACTGACTTTCAAAGCCTTTGCCTGATTGCGTAACATCCGCTGACGTTGCCGATGCTCTTGTGATTTCTTCAGAAGGTTCTGAAGGCTCATGCGGTAAGGCCCTTCAGCTGGATCTGCCTCCACTGATGGGTTTACTGGCTCTATTATATCATCAGGGTGAGCTTGGTTAGAGACTGTAAATTCCTCCTCTAGGACCTCTCCATCTACTGGTGCATGGCTGATGATGTCAATA
This Pygocentrus nattereri isolate fPygNat1 chromosome 15, fPygNat1.pri, whole genome shotgun sequence DNA region includes the following protein-coding sequences:
- the si:ch73-100l22.3 gene encoding centriolar coiled-coil protein of 110 kDa isoform X2, yielding MENYEEFIQRQVRQIRTNDSEESEQAIFSQRSSNIRFYGLPILPPLLSKYQKEEMQRLREEAACLMSKRKNSRVSYIQTILDTVQLRKAPTFDQFEDETETAITRAITCNPGSRNECGETIQTHWTSSTCSVFPSTQQTPGEKGQIALGHPLTSTVCDGHTVLNLRPLEGEDSLENSHTTVLFEGCPLVGHKPEPAVEMNTDCGFDTHLLSQSRKHPQTDVSHQGLSSGYVTIETSDVSSSWIEGVGIGTEGRCSDFGGLFLNSSNSTNKAIDIISHAPVDGEVLEEEFTVSNQAHPDDIIEPVNPSVEADPAEGPYRMSLQNLLKKSQEHRQRQRMLRNQAKALKVSEAEHADQHSLSDKENEEFFPGDIGKSDPRRIREKRSNQGKNQLPELTVPSLENQSQTRRADKEGIEPCELASHDENIDANKFEVSVGYRLNNTSASNNAGSITEKASSSLSRHPEMTTSPTRSTSAAASPLAKSLYQSKGKKTGTALPRPCQTAGKKFKNVPTPKFCLSPVRSKKGSAMSGSFRKPLVKTPICVDDEAGLDPCSQSKKAVSMLSGTEGDLPVCRSTAQAEQIAQLELNLSSLKVLISDLESTLSKSQANFDPTEATTVYNSPQQTMPADNESIILPAVDVKSPCVVTFSQTAQQAAVAKEYRTCPGNRQLEPSHCVTSLMQKMRVPEAFRAISDSKRLSHRTAVLSDASNQPEEKKNASGEKKKGFEGIENSLNGSSLNRSYDVDTPSRLWSQPGPKGFQLTPELGEQEGVSRAKRRLLMNTVEIVSRQQGDEGRPQSSTPKASQWPELKQEHEAQVKALLEEQRRQQQELLQSLATRYQFLRSVSFPCPGKGSRLEDMATSPPPSSVYMGLGSSSQPSELTLAELSVLSDSFHISQSCSGLSVCLRPLVAAAVKGYLTRRLLRTERVAQLIRTIKDTQLFLKDFQSQTPGREYSSRQDRVLQERVTLQLRSARYELHDLFFSLCPADRMQLISWDRELARERELKQKNKEPQTGGKNSISAATRKALERKRTMLQKKAAERTKLTLGAENGWTFVPNPRRAPKKAIPLHRPR
- the si:ch73-100l22.3 gene encoding centriolar coiled-coil protein of 110 kDa isoform X3, which encodes MDFRAEGLFTLSKYQKEEMQRLREEAACLMSKRKNSRVSYIQTILDTVQLRKAPTFDQFEDETETAITRAITCNPGSRNECGETIQTHWTSSTCSVFPSTQQTPGEKGQIALGHPLTSTVCDGHTVLNLRPLEGEDSLENSHTTVLFEGCPLVGHKPEPAVEMNTDCGFDTHLLSQSRKHPQTDVSHQGLSSGYVTIETSDVSSSWIEGVGIGTEGRCSDFGGLFLNSSNSTNKAIDIISHAPVDGEVLEEEFTVSNQAHPDDIIEPVNPSVEADPAEGPYRMSLQNLLKKSQEHRQRQRMLRNQAKALKVSEAEHADQHSLSDKENEEFFPGDIGKSDPRRIREKRSNQGKNQLPELTVPSLENQSQTRRADKEGIEPCELASHDENIDANKFEVSVGYRLNNTSASNNAGSITEKASSSLSRHPEMTTSPTRSTSAAASPLAKSLYQSKGKKTGTALPRPCQTAGKKFKNVPTPKFCLSPVRSKKGSAMSGSFRKPLVKTPICVDDEAGLDPCSQSKKAVSMLSGTEGDLPVCRSTAQAEQIAQLELNLSSLKVLISDLESTLSKSQANFDPTEATTVYNSPQQTMPADNESIILPAVDVKSPCVVTFSQTAQQAAVAKEYRTCPGNRQLEPSHCVTSLMQKMRVPEAFRAISDSKRLSHRTAVLSDASNQPEEKKNASGEKKKGFEGIENSLNGSSLNRSYDVDTPSRLWSQPGPKGFQLTPELGEQEGVSRAKRRLLMNTVEIVSRQQGDEGRPQSSTPKAASQWPELKQEHEAQVKALLEEQRRQQQELLQSLATRYQFLRSVSFPCPGKGSRLEDMATSPPPSSVYMGLGSSSQPSELTLAELSVLSDSFHISQSCSGLSVCLRPLVAAAVKGYLTRRLLRTERVAQLIRTIKDTQLFLKDFQSQTPGREYSSRQDRVLQERVTLQLRSARYELHDLFFSLCPADRMQLISWDRELARERELKQKNKEPQTGGKNSISAATRKALERKRTMLQKKAAERTKLTLGAENGWTFVPNPRRAPKKAIPLHRPR
- the si:ch73-100l22.3 gene encoding centriolar coiled-coil protein of 110 kDa isoform X1, translating into MENYEEFIQRQVRQIRTNDSEESEQAIFSQRSSNIRFYGLPILPPLLSKYQKEEMQRLREEAACLMSKRKNSRVSYIQTILDTVQLRKAPTFDQFEDETETAITRAITCNPGSRNECGETIQTHWTSSTCSVFPSTQQTPGEKGQIALGHPLTSTVCDGHTVLNLRPLEGEDSLENSHTTVLFEGCPLVGHKPEPAVEMNTDCGFDTHLLSQSRKHPQTDVSHQGLSSGYVTIETSDVSSSWIEGVGIGTEGRCSDFGGLFLNSSNSTNKAIDIISHAPVDGEVLEEEFTVSNQAHPDDIIEPVNPSVEADPAEGPYRMSLQNLLKKSQEHRQRQRMLRNQAKALKVSEAEHADQHSLSDKENEEFFPGDIGKSDPRRIREKRSNQGKNQLPELTVPSLENQSQTRRADKEGIEPCELASHDENIDANKFEVSVGYRLNNTSASNNAGSITEKASSSLSRHPEMTTSPTRSTSAAASPLAKSLYQSKGKKTGTALPRPCQTAGKKFKNVPTPKFCLSPVRSKKGSAMSGSFRKPLVKTPICVDDEAGLDPCSQSKKAVSMLSGTEGDLPVCRSTAQAEQIAQLELNLSSLKVLISDLESTLSKSQANFDPTEATTVYNSPQQTMPADNESIILPAVDVKSPCVVTFSQTAQQAAVAKEYRTCPGNRQLEPSHCVTSLMQKMRVPEAFRAISDSKRLSHRTAVLSDASNQPEEKKNASGEKKKGFEGIENSLNGSSLNRSYDVDTPSRLWSQPGPKGFQLTPELGEQEGVSRAKRRLLMNTVEIVSRQQGDEGRPQSSTPKAASQWPELKQEHEAQVKALLEEQRRQQQELLQSLATRYQFLRSVSFPCPGKGSRLEDMATSPPPSSVYMGLGSSSQPSELTLAELSVLSDSFHISQSCSGLSVCLRPLVAAAVKGYLTRRLLRTERVAQLIRTIKDTQLFLKDFQSQTPGREYSSRQDRVLQERVTLQLRSARYELHDLFFSLCPADRMQLISWDRELARERELKQKNKEPQTGGKNSISAATRKALERKRTMLQKKAAERTKLTLGAENGWTFVPNPRRAPKKAIPLHRPR